Proteins from one Nicotiana tabacum cultivar K326 chromosome 23, ASM71507v2, whole genome shotgun sequence genomic window:
- the LOC142177074 gene encoding uncharacterized protein LOC142177074: protein MSTPCIFSASIGGAFAFGGVTMAIHEMENGQEPGAYQKIVELKEIDFILDHIFYRLRIPKEFACDNEPQFIGSKVTKFLKELKIKRITSSPYHPSSNGHAESTNKVIIQNLKKKLEDVNGKWPDELPGVLWAYQTITKSSTGETHFSLIYGS from the exons ATGTCAACACCATGCATATTTAGTGCATCAATCGGCGGAGCTTTTGCATTCGGTggtgtcaccatggccattcatgaaatggagaATGGACAAGAGCCCG gtgcTTACCAAAAGATCGTAGAACTAAAAGAGATTGATTTTATACTGGACCACATCTTCTACCGATTGAGAATACCAAAAGAATTTGCTTGTGACAATGAGCCACAGTTCATAGGTTCCAAAGTCACAAAGTTTTTGAAAGAACTTAAGATCAAACGAATTACATCTTCACCATACCACCCGAGTTCTAATGGACATGCGGAGTCAACCAACAAGGTAATTATTCAAAACCTTAAAAAGAAGTTAGAAGATGTTAATGGCAAGTGGCCAGATGAGCTACCAGGTGTTTTATGGGCTTATCAGACCATAACAAAGTCGAGCACGGGTGAAACACACTTTTCACTCATATATGGTTCATAG